The following proteins are encoded in a genomic region of Mycobacterium kiyosense:
- a CDS encoding hypothetical protein (frameshifted, insertion at around 6088132) has protein sequence MNYPTGDSRKPKPDVAEGTSRLQNASMHVLITGGTGFVGGWTAKAIADAGHSVRFLVRKPERLKTSVAALGGGYLRLRHR, from the coding sequence GTGAACTACCCAACGGGTGATTCGCGGAAACCCAAGCCCGATGTGGCCGAGGGCACAAGCCGATTGCAGAATGCAAGCATGCATGTTCTGATCACCGGAGGCACGGGGTTCGTCGGCGGCTGGACCGCCAAAGCCATCGCCGACGCCGGGCATTCCGTCCGGTTCCTGGTGCGCAAGCCCGAACGTCTGAAGACTTCGGTCGCCGCACTGGGGGGTGGATACCTCCGACTACGTCATCGGTGA
- a CDS encoding oxidoreductase (frameshifted, insertion at around 6088132) encodes MDTSDYVIGDIKDGESVRKALEGCDAVVHSAALVATDPRQTPQMLATNMEGARNVLGQAVQVGLDPVVHVSSFTALFHPNLPTLTADLPVVGGTDGYGTSKAQVEIYARGLQDAGAPVNITYPGMVLGPPVGDQFGEAGEGVRAALQMHTIPGRSAAWTVVDVRDVAALHAALLEPGRGPRRYMAGGERVAVADLAKMLGDAAGTPMISVPVPDSVLRAAGTLLDFVGPYLPFDNPFTAAGMQYYTQMPQSDDSPAERDLGITFRDARTTIADTVAALRDA; translated from the coding sequence GTGGATACCTCCGACTACGTCATCGGTGACATCAAGGACGGCGAGTCGGTGCGTAAGGCACTCGAAGGCTGCGACGCCGTCGTGCACAGCGCCGCCCTGGTGGCCACCGACCCACGGCAGACCCCACAGATGCTGGCCACCAACATGGAGGGGGCCCGCAACGTGCTGGGGCAGGCCGTCCAGGTGGGCCTGGACCCGGTGGTGCACGTGTCGAGCTTCACCGCCCTGTTCCATCCGAACCTGCCGACGCTCACCGCCGACCTGCCGGTGGTCGGCGGAACCGACGGCTACGGAACCTCCAAGGCCCAGGTCGAGATCTACGCCCGCGGCCTGCAGGACGCCGGCGCGCCGGTCAACATCACCTATCCCGGCATGGTGCTGGGACCGCCGGTGGGTGACCAGTTCGGCGAGGCCGGCGAAGGGGTCCGAGCGGCGCTGCAGATGCACACCATTCCCGGCCGCAGCGCCGCCTGGACGGTGGTAGACGTGCGTGACGTGGCAGCGCTGCACGCGGCCCTGCTGGAGCCCGGTCGCGGACCGCGCCGCTATATGGCCGGAGGTGAGCGGGTCGCGGTGGCGGATCTGGCGAAGATGCTGGGCGACGCCGCCGGCACCCCGATGATCTCGGTTCCGGTTCCCGACTCCGTATTGCGGGCTGCTGGAACGCTTTTGGATTTTGTGGGACCGTATCTGCCGTTCGACAACCCGTTCACCGCCGCCGGCATGCAGTACTACACCCAGATGCCGCAATCCGACGACTCGCCCGCCGAACGTGATCTCGGGATCACTTTCCGCGACGCCCGCACCACCATCGCGGATACGGTCGCGGCGCTGCGCGACGCCTGA
- a CDS encoding dioxygenase TauD/TfdA family protein, which yields MSLLTITKLSDSVGAEVTGLNPDRLTDDALGAAILDALEDNGVLVFRNLGLDPETQVAFCRRLGEVDHSSDGHHPVAGIYPITLDRSKNSSAAYLKATFDWHIDGCTPTGDECPQKATVLSAVQVAERGGETEFANSYAAYDALTDEEKQRYGTLRVVHSLEASQRRVTPDPTPEQLARWRSRPTHEHPLVWTHRSGRKSLVLGASADYVVGMDPDQGRALLAELLDRATVPERVYSHNWSVGDTVIWDNRGVLHRAAPYDPDSPREMLRTTVLGDEPIQ from the coding sequence ATGAGTCTGCTCACCATCACCAAGCTCAGCGATTCGGTCGGCGCCGAGGTCACCGGCCTGAATCCGGACCGGCTGACTGACGACGCACTCGGCGCGGCCATTTTGGATGCGTTGGAAGACAACGGAGTTCTGGTGTTTCGCAACCTGGGGCTCGACCCGGAGACTCAGGTCGCCTTCTGCCGCCGCCTCGGTGAGGTCGACCACTCCTCCGACGGGCACCATCCGGTGGCCGGGATCTACCCGATCACGCTGGACCGGTCGAAAAATTCCTCGGCGGCCTATTTGAAGGCCACCTTCGACTGGCACATCGACGGCTGCACGCCCACCGGAGACGAGTGCCCGCAGAAAGCCACCGTGCTGTCGGCGGTGCAGGTCGCCGAACGGGGCGGCGAAACGGAATTCGCGAACTCCTATGCGGCCTACGACGCGCTGACCGACGAAGAGAAGCAGCGCTACGGGACGCTGCGGGTGGTGCACTCGCTGGAAGCCTCGCAACGGCGCGTCACCCCCGACCCGACCCCCGAACAGCTGGCGCGCTGGCGATCCCGGCCCACTCACGAGCACCCTCTGGTGTGGACCCATCGCAGTGGCCGGAAGTCGTTGGTACTGGGCGCTTCTGCCGACTACGTGGTGGGCATGGATCCGGACCAGGGCCGCGCGTTGCTGGCCGAGCTGCTGGACCGGGCGACCGTGCCGGAGCGGGTGTACAGCCACAACTGGTCCGTCGGCGACACCGTGATCTGGGACAACCGCGGGGTGCTGCACCGGGCGGCTCCCTACGACCCCGATTCACCGCGCGAGATGCTGCGCACCACCGTTCTCGGTGACGAGCCGATCCAATAG
- a CDS encoding hypothetical protein (frameshifted, insertion at around 6090878, deletion at around 6091037): protein MRERIEHEVASVVLKEFALQDAGMLGGTQAALEYGIVEDFPLNDQEILVRHLHKVVVDWVEAYRRERQPAGV, encoded by the coding sequence GTGCGCGAACGGATCGAACACGAGGTTGCCTCGGTGGTGCTCAAGGAATTTGCGCTGCAGGACGCCGGCATGCTCGGCGGCACCCAGGCCGCGCTGGAATACGGGATCGTCGAGGACTTCCCGCTCAACGACCAGGAGATCCTGGTGCGCCACCTGCACAAGGTGGTGGTCGACTGGGTCGAGGCCTACCGCCGCGAGCGGCAGCCGGCGGGGGTGTGA
- a CDS encoding hypothetical protein (frameshifted, insertion at around 6090881, deletion at around 6091037): MTREGRPAEGSWTEHYPELGTGPVSFADSTSPEFYELEREAVFKRAWLNVARVEELPRAGSYLTKEIEVARVSIILVKGRDEQIRAFYNVCRHRGNKLVWNDFPHEETRGTCRQFTCKYHGWRYGLDGALTYVQQSAEFFDLDPARHGLAPVHCDVWNGFVFVNFDPEPRQSLREFLGPMVTGLDGYPFDKLTERYEWVAHNNSNWKIFADAFQEYYHVPSLHPQQVPPEVRDPNAGFTCGHFQLDGPHRLVSTAGRRRCGCCRPTTCIRSSGPPRAVWSVRGARRISANYRRV; encoded by the coding sequence ATGACGCGAGAGGGCAGGCCGGCCGAGGGTTCCTGGACCGAGCACTATCCCGAATTGGGCACGGGGCCGGTCTCTTTCGCCGATTCCACGTCGCCCGAATTCTACGAGCTGGAACGTGAGGCGGTCTTCAAGCGGGCGTGGCTGAACGTGGCCCGCGTCGAGGAGCTGCCGCGGGCCGGTAGCTATCTGACCAAGGAGATCGAGGTCGCCCGCGTCTCCATCATCCTGGTCAAGGGCCGCGACGAGCAGATCCGGGCCTTCTACAACGTCTGTCGGCATCGCGGAAACAAACTGGTGTGGAACGACTTTCCGCACGAAGAGACACGCGGCACCTGCCGGCAGTTCACCTGCAAGTACCACGGCTGGCGCTACGGCCTGGACGGCGCGCTCACCTATGTGCAACAGTCCGCGGAGTTCTTCGACCTCGACCCGGCCCGGCACGGACTGGCCCCGGTGCACTGCGACGTGTGGAATGGGTTCGTCTTCGTCAACTTCGATCCCGAGCCGCGACAGAGCCTGCGCGAGTTCCTCGGCCCGATGGTCACCGGGCTGGACGGCTACCCGTTCGACAAGCTGACCGAACGCTACGAATGGGTCGCGCACAACAACAGCAACTGGAAGATCTTCGCCGACGCGTTCCAGGAGTACTATCACGTGCCGTCGCTGCACCCGCAGCAGGTGCCGCCGGAGGTGCGTGACCCCAACGCCGGATTCACCTGCGGCCATTTCCAACTCGACGGTCCGCACCGGCTGGTCTCGACGGCCGGGCGGCGGCGCTGTGGCTGCTGCCGCCCGACTACATGTATCCGATCGAGCGGGCCACCAAGAGCGGTCTGGTCGGTCCGTGGCGCACGCCGGATATCGGCGAACTACCGGCGGGTCTGA
- the fabG_3 gene encoding 3-oxoacyl-ACP reductase has product MSRVAVVTGGASGMGEATCHELGRLGHQVAVLDIDEVAAQRVTDALRAQEITAVGVGADVTDRAAVERAFAHVRAELGPVSILVTSAGMFGFSPFAEISTESWNRIVDVNLTGTFHCCQVALPDMVAAKWGRIVMISSSSAQRGSPFAAHYAASKGAVITLTKSLAREYAAHGITVNNIPPSGIETPMQHNAQAAGYLKSNEEIAANIPVGHLGTGADIAAAVGFLCSEAAGFITGQVLGVNGGAVM; this is encoded by the coding sequence ATGAGCCGGGTGGCCGTGGTGACCGGCGGCGCCTCGGGCATGGGTGAGGCGACGTGCCACGAGCTTGGCCGACTCGGGCACCAGGTCGCCGTCCTGGACATCGACGAGGTTGCGGCGCAACGCGTCACCGATGCGCTTCGGGCGCAGGAGATCACCGCCGTCGGTGTCGGCGCCGACGTCACCGACCGCGCCGCTGTCGAACGGGCCTTCGCCCACGTGCGTGCCGAACTCGGGCCCGTGTCGATTCTGGTCACCAGTGCGGGCATGTTCGGCTTCTCCCCGTTCGCGGAGATCAGCACCGAGTCCTGGAACCGGATCGTCGACGTCAACCTGACCGGCACCTTCCACTGCTGTCAGGTCGCCCTGCCGGACATGGTGGCCGCGAAATGGGGCCGCATCGTGATGATCTCGTCGTCCAGCGCCCAGCGCGGCTCACCCTTCGCCGCGCACTACGCGGCGTCCAAGGGCGCGGTGATCACCCTGACCAAATCGCTGGCCCGCGAATACGCCGCGCACGGAATCACCGTCAACAACATTCCGCCGTCGGGCATCGAGACCCCGATGCAGCACAATGCGCAGGCGGCGGGGTATCTGAAGTCCAACGAAGAGATCGCCGCCAACATCCCGGTCGGTCACCTGGGCACCGGCGCCGATATCGCCGCGGCAGTCGGGTTTCTGTGCTCGGAGGCAGCGGGTTTCATCACCGGCCAGGTGCTGGGTGTCAACGGCGGAGCGGTGATGTGA
- a CDS encoding MarR family transcriptional regulator, translating into MELTENILWLLKQAFYYSLTTVNDAISSHGVSTAQVGVLRQLSNEPGLSGAELARRLLITPQGVQLALTALERRGLVQRKPDPAHKRILHAYLTEDGRKVVAAVFADAVAAHEEVFGVLSAEEKETLRELLARVVEKGTGNQLFEDHVEE; encoded by the coding sequence ATGGAACTCACCGAGAACATCCTGTGGCTGCTCAAGCAGGCCTTCTACTACTCGCTGACCACCGTGAACGACGCCATCAGCAGCCACGGTGTCAGCACCGCGCAAGTCGGTGTGCTGCGCCAACTTTCGAACGAGCCGGGCCTGTCCGGCGCCGAATTGGCCCGACGGCTGTTGATCACCCCGCAGGGCGTGCAGCTGGCTCTCACCGCCCTGGAACGGCGCGGCTTGGTGCAGCGTAAACCCGACCCGGCGCACAAGCGCATTCTGCACGCGTATCTGACCGAAGACGGACGCAAAGTGGTGGCGGCGGTGTTCGCCGACGCGGTGGCCGCTCACGAGGAGGTGTTCGGCGTGCTGAGCGCCGAAGAGAAGGAAACGTTGCGCGAACTGCTGGCCCGGGTGGTGGAGAAGGGCACCGGTAACCAACTCTTCGAAGACCACGTCGAGGAATGA
- a CDS encoding hypothetical protein (frameshifted, insertion at around 6094134) produces MRYQIRHGAKLIKVSASGGVMSHSTAPGAQQYSDAEFAAIADEAHRAGVRVAAHAVGDTAIRACIRAGIDCIEHGFLASDDTIQMMADHGTFLVSTTYLTEAMAIDRIAPELRKKAEDVFPRAKTMLPKAIAAGVRIACGTDAPAIPHGQNAKELGALVTRGMTPMQAIRAATVVAAELVEADHESGRLAPGYLADVIAVPGDPSRDIGVTQQVSFVMKDGQIYKTPAA; encoded by the coding sequence GTGCGTTACCAAATCAGGCACGGCGCCAAGTTGATCAAGGTCTCCGCGTCCGGCGGGGTGATGTCGCACAGCACCGCGCCGGGCGCCCAGCAGTACTCCGACGCCGAGTTCGCCGCGATCGCCGACGAGGCCCACCGCGCGGGCGTCCGGGTGGCCGCCCACGCGGTCGGCGACACCGCCATCCGGGCGTGCATCCGCGCCGGCATCGACTGCATCGAGCACGGCTTCCTGGCCTCCGACGACACCATCCAGATGATGGCCGACCACGGGACCTTCCTGGTCTCCACCACCTACCTGACCGAGGCGATGGCCATCGACCGGATCGCGCCCGAACTGCGCAAGAAGGCCGAAGACGTGTTTCCCCGGGCAAAAACCATGCTGCCCAAGGCGATTGCCGCCGGGGTGCGGATCGCCTGCGGCACCGACGCGCCGGCGATCCCGCATGGCCAGAACGCCAAGGAACTCGGGGCGCTGGTGACCCGCGGCATGACACCGATGCAGGCGATTCGCGCCGCCACGGTAGTGGCCGCCGAACTCGTCGAAGCAGACCACGAATCGGGCCGTTTGGCGCCGGGCTACCTGGCCGACGTGATCGCGGTGCCCGGCGACCCCTCGCGCGATATCGGTGTCACGCAACAGGTTTCGTTCGTCATGAAGGACGGGCAGATCTACAAGACGCCGGCGGCCTGA
- a CDS encoding (2Fe-2S)-binding protein — protein sequence MPRFPKPPEGSWTQHYPELGTGPVSYEDSISPQIYELERAAIFKRAWLNVGRVQQLPRKGSYFTKELKVVNTSIILVRNASGQINAFHNVCRHRGNKLVWNDMPLEETSGTCRQFTCKYHAWRYDLDGNLTFVQQEGEFFDLDKSRYGLVPVHCDVWEGFIFVNFAKQPEQTLREFLGPMVTALEGYPFDLMTSRWYYRSEVKANWKLYMDAFQEFYHAPVLHANQSPTAYSKAAAEAGFEAPHYRLEGPHRLVSTSGVRAWEMSAEMRKPIEDICQSGLFGPWDKPDLGPMPPGLNPAKCDPWGLDSFQLFPNFVILFWGQGWYLTYHYWPTSYNSHIFEGTLYFPQPRTPRERVAQELAAVSFKEYGLQDANTLEATQSMIESRVVDDFVLNDQEILLRHLHKETAAWIDEYQRTDPARV from the coding sequence ATGCCCCGATTTCCCAAGCCGCCGGAAGGCAGCTGGACGCAGCACTATCCCGAACTGGGCACCGGGCCGGTGTCCTATGAGGACTCGATCAGCCCGCAGATCTACGAGTTGGAGCGCGCCGCGATCTTCAAACGCGCTTGGCTCAATGTCGGCCGCGTGCAACAGCTTCCACGCAAGGGCAGCTATTTCACCAAGGAACTGAAGGTCGTCAACACCTCGATCATTCTGGTGCGCAACGCATCTGGACAGATCAACGCGTTCCACAACGTGTGCCGGCATCGCGGCAACAAACTGGTGTGGAACGACATGCCGCTCGAGGAGACCAGCGGCACGTGCCGCCAGTTCACCTGCAAGTACCACGCGTGGCGCTACGACCTGGACGGGAACCTGACGTTCGTGCAGCAGGAGGGCGAGTTCTTCGACCTCGACAAGAGCCGTTACGGCCTGGTGCCGGTGCACTGCGACGTCTGGGAAGGCTTCATCTTCGTCAACTTCGCCAAGCAGCCGGAACAGACGCTGCGGGAATTCCTGGGCCCGATGGTGACCGCACTGGAGGGATATCCGTTCGACCTGATGACCTCGCGCTGGTACTACCGCTCCGAGGTGAAGGCGAACTGGAAGCTCTACATGGACGCGTTCCAGGAGTTCTATCACGCGCCGGTACTGCACGCGAACCAGTCGCCGACCGCGTACTCGAAGGCGGCCGCCGAGGCCGGGTTCGAGGCCCCGCACTACCGGTTGGAGGGCCCGCACCGATTGGTCAGCACCTCGGGTGTGCGGGCCTGGGAGATGTCGGCGGAGATGCGCAAGCCGATCGAGGACATCTGCCAGAGCGGCCTGTTCGGGCCGTGGGACAAGCCGGACCTGGGCCCAATGCCGCCCGGGCTGAATCCGGCGAAATGCGATCCGTGGGGCCTGGATTCGTTCCAGTTGTTCCCGAACTTCGTCATCCTGTTCTGGGGCCAGGGCTGGTATCTGACCTACCACTACTGGCCGACGTCCTACAACAGTCACATCTTCGAGGGCACCCTGTATTTCCCGCAGCCGCGGACTCCCCGCGAGCGGGTCGCCCAGGAACTCGCGGCGGTGTCGTTCAAGGAGTACGGCCTGCAGGACGCCAACACGCTGGAGGCCACCCAGAGCATGATCGAGTCGCGGGTGGTCGACGACTTCGTGCTCAACGACCAGGAGATCCTGCTGCGCCACCTGCACAAGGAGACCGCGGCGTGGATCGACGAGTACCAGCGCACCGACCCCGCGAGAGTGTGA
- a CDS encoding aldehyde dehydrogenase translates to MGSQVFEVISPHTEQPIAEVTAASAADVDAAIAAARAAFDSWGRGAPADRIAAIRRLADVYDERRKEMAQTISAEIGAPITFAQRAQVGLPAMMMRAFCDLAERHPWQENRRGFFGTDVQVRKEPVGVVGAVVPWNMPQFLIVTKLVPALLAGCTVVLKPAPESPLDALLLAEMLASVGLPEGVVTLVLGGRDVGEALVSHPGLDKVSFTGSTAAGRAVAAACAPNLTKVSLELGGKSAAVVLDDAAPEQVAAGVRSASLSNSGQICNALTRVLVPQQRHDEYVDALAAEMGALRVGDPAEKDTQLGPLVSQRQQSRVRGYIEIGQREGARMVLGGTEMPDGVDRGWYVKPTLFAGADNAMRIAREEIFGPVITVIPYRDEDDAVAIANDSDYGLAGSVWTGDTDRALAIAGRIRTGTLGINQGYTMDPFAPFGGVKGSGYGRELGPEGLDSYLETKSIAVAPGG, encoded by the coding sequence ATGGGATCGCAGGTTTTCGAAGTCATCTCTCCGCACACCGAGCAGCCGATCGCCGAAGTCACCGCGGCCAGCGCCGCCGACGTCGACGCCGCGATCGCTGCCGCGCGCGCGGCCTTCGACTCCTGGGGACGCGGCGCACCCGCCGATCGCATTGCCGCGATCCGGCGGTTGGCTGACGTGTACGACGAGCGGCGCAAGGAGATGGCCCAGACCATCAGCGCCGAGATAGGCGCTCCGATCACCTTCGCCCAGCGTGCGCAGGTGGGCCTGCCCGCGATGATGATGCGTGCGTTCTGCGACCTGGCCGAGCGCCACCCGTGGCAGGAGAACCGGCGCGGCTTCTTCGGCACCGACGTCCAGGTGCGCAAGGAACCGGTCGGCGTCGTCGGCGCCGTCGTGCCGTGGAACATGCCACAGTTCCTGATCGTCACCAAGCTGGTGCCCGCGCTGCTGGCCGGCTGCACGGTGGTGCTCAAACCGGCGCCCGAATCACCTTTGGATGCCTTGCTTTTGGCCGAGATGTTGGCGAGTGTGGGCCTGCCGGAGGGTGTGGTCACGCTGGTATTGGGCGGCCGCGATGTCGGCGAAGCCCTGGTCAGCCACCCCGGCTTGGACAAGGTGTCGTTCACCGGTTCCACGGCGGCCGGACGCGCGGTGGCAGCCGCATGTGCGCCCAACCTGACCAAGGTCAGCCTCGAACTCGGCGGCAAGTCCGCGGCCGTCGTCCTCGACGACGCCGCCCCGGAGCAGGTCGCCGCGGGCGTACGATCGGCCAGCCTGTCCAACAGCGGGCAGATCTGCAACGCGCTGACCCGCGTGCTGGTGCCGCAGCAGCGCCACGACGAGTACGTCGACGCGCTGGCCGCCGAGATGGGAGCGCTGCGGGTCGGCGACCCCGCCGAAAAGGACACCCAGCTCGGCCCGCTGGTCTCCCAGCGCCAGCAGAGCCGGGTGCGCGGGTACATCGAAATCGGGCAACGGGAGGGTGCGCGAATGGTGCTGGGCGGCACCGAGATGCCCGACGGCGTGGACCGCGGCTGGTACGTCAAGCCAACTCTTTTCGCGGGCGCCGACAACGCGATGCGCATCGCGCGTGAGGAGATCTTCGGTCCCGTCATCACCGTTATCCCATACCGCGACGAGGACGACGCGGTGGCCATCGCCAACGACTCCGACTACGGCTTGGCCGGCTCGGTGTGGACCGGTGACACCGATCGCGCGCTGGCGATCGCCGGCCGCATCCGCACCGGGACGCTAGGCATTAACCAGGGCTACACAATGGACCCGTTCGCGCCGTTCGGTGGTGTGAAGGGCAGCGGGTACGGGCGTGAGCTGGGTCCTGAGGGGTTGGACTCGTACCTGGAGACCAAGTCGATCGCTGTTGCGCCGGGAGGCTGA
- a CDS encoding hypothetical protein (frameshifted, insertion at around 6100223) — translation MSVTYQPDKRVMFKVKHERTADCVVAGYRVHKSGADAIGSLLLGLYQPDGQLASVGVIGAFPMAERRRLFAELQPLVTEFDQHPWNWAAHESGERTPRKNEGSRWNAGKDLSFVPLRPERVVEVRYDHMEGVRFRHTAQFNRWRPDREPRSCTYAQLDQPVTFSLGDIVPGLLPERHVMGGGMARPPRRLRGAALRCRDAARMFTVRCTHRRVRRIWRDQRHLHSHGVVSGRPNAVMGKGSGGSGSACAGRWRLRPGSARGVQGSGRQSVGIAARSLALA, via the coding sequence TTGAGCGTCACCTACCAGCCGGACAAACGGGTGATGTTCAAGGTCAAGCACGAACGCACCGCCGACTGCGTGGTCGCCGGTTATCGCGTACACAAATCGGGCGCCGACGCGATCGGGTCGCTGCTGCTGGGGCTCTATCAGCCGGACGGTCAACTCGCCTCGGTCGGGGTGATCGGCGCCTTCCCGATGGCCGAACGCAGACGGCTGTTCGCCGAATTACAGCCGCTGGTCACCGAGTTCGACCAGCATCCGTGGAACTGGGCCGCGCACGAATCCGGCGAACGCACGCCACGCAAGAACGAGGGCTCACGCTGGAACGCGGGCAAGGATTTGTCGTTCGTGCCGTTGCGACCGGAGCGGGTGGTCGAGGTCCGCTACGACCACATGGAGGGCGTGAGATTCCGCCACACCGCCCAATTCAACCGATGGCGCCCCGACCGCGAACCGCGCTCGTGCACCTACGCGCAGCTGGACCAGCCGGTCACTTTCAGCTTGGGCGACATCGTGCCCGGGCTTTTGCCGGAAAGACACGTGATGGGCGGTGGAATGGCGCGGCCGCCGCGGAGATTACGTGGCGCAGCCTTAAGATGTCGTGATGCTGCACGTATGTTCACTGTTCGTTGCACGCACCGCCGCGTTCGACGAATATGGCGCGATCAACGCCACCTCCATTCCCATGGCGTGGTTTCAGGTCGACCAAATGCCGTTATGGGCAAAGGTTCCGGTGGTTCTGGTAGTGCATGCGCCGGCCGGTGGCGACTACGACCCGGATCTGCACGTGGTGTGCAAGGATCCGGCCGGCAAAGCGTTGGGATCGCTGCGCGCAGCCTGGCATTGGCCTGA
- a CDS encoding cytochrome P450: MGPMPPTPAQSTAQDPQALLLRLLDPASRPDPYPVCAQLRDLGPVELPGGSFVMFSSYRDCDDVLRHPSSSSDHSKSTAAQRMIEADQTLRRETPPGFLFLDPPDHTRLRKLVSKAFAPRVVNALQPEIGALVDGLLGRIAEKGSFDVVADFAYPLPVAVICRLLGVPLHDEPKFSRASAVLAKSLDPFFADSEADDISNALDAGASLREYLHSLIALRRRDPGDDLMSGLVAVNDSGDQLTEEEIVSTCLLLLVAGHETTVNLIGNAILAMLRDRRQWTALSQDPSRASAVVEETLRYDPPVQQLSRIALDDMTIGGTNVAKGDMMTLLVAAAHRDPAEFERPDVFDPDRVGLRHLGFGRGAHYCLGAPLARLEASAALSAVTARFPGARLAGEPLYKPNLTLRGLSTLTVAV; this comes from the coding sequence ATGGGGCCCATGCCGCCGACGCCAGCCCAGTCCACCGCGCAAGACCCGCAGGCGCTGTTGCTGCGGCTGCTGGACCCGGCGAGCCGGCCTGACCCCTACCCGGTGTGCGCGCAGCTGCGCGATCTCGGCCCGGTCGAGCTGCCGGGCGGCAGCTTCGTCATGTTCTCGTCGTACCGCGACTGCGACGACGTGCTGCGGCATCCGTCGTCGAGCAGTGACCATTCCAAGTCGACCGCGGCGCAGCGGATGATCGAGGCCGACCAGACGCTACGCCGGGAGACGCCGCCGGGATTTCTGTTTCTCGACCCGCCCGACCACACCCGGCTGCGCAAACTCGTCAGCAAGGCGTTCGCGCCGAGGGTGGTCAACGCGCTGCAACCCGAGATCGGTGCGCTGGTGGACGGACTGCTGGGCCGGATCGCCGAGAAGGGCAGCTTCGACGTGGTCGCGGACTTCGCCTACCCGCTGCCGGTCGCGGTGATCTGCCGGTTGCTCGGCGTGCCGCTGCACGACGAGCCGAAGTTCAGCCGGGCGTCGGCGGTGCTGGCGAAGTCACTGGACCCGTTCTTCGCCGACAGCGAGGCCGACGACATCAGCAACGCCCTCGATGCCGGCGCGAGCCTGCGCGAATATCTGCACAGCCTCATCGCGCTGCGGCGCCGCGACCCCGGCGACGACCTGATGTCGGGGTTGGTGGCGGTCAACGACTCCGGCGATCAGTTGACCGAAGAGGAGATCGTCTCGACCTGTCTGCTGTTGCTGGTCGCCGGGCACGAGACCACGGTGAACCTGATCGGCAACGCGATCCTGGCGATGCTGCGCGACCGCCGGCAATGGACGGCGTTGAGCCAGGACCCATCCCGGGCGTCGGCCGTGGTGGAGGAGACGCTGCGCTACGATCCGCCGGTGCAACAACTCAGCCGAATCGCGTTGGACGACATGACAATTGGCGGAACCAACGTGGCCAAAGGGGACATGATGACGCTGCTGGTGGCCGCAGCGCACCGTGATCCCGCCGAATTCGAGCGCCCCGACGTCTTCGATCCGGATCGTGTTGGGTTGCGGCACTTGGGTTTTGGCCGCGGCGCCCACTACTGCCTGGGTGCGCCGCTGGCCCGGTTGGAAGCCAGTGCGGCGTTGTCGGCGGTGACGGCACGCTTTCCCGGCGCGCGACTGGCCGGCGAACCGCTGTACAAGCCGAACCTCACCCTGCGCGGTCTGTCGACGCTGACGGTCGCGGTCTAG
- a CDS encoding NUDIX domain-containing protein, producing the protein MPRLSAGLLLYRTRCGVVEVLIAHPGGPFWARKDDGAWSIPKGEYTDGDDVWAAAQREFGEELGLPVPAGARIDLGAVQQSGGKIVTAFAVAGDLDVTDARSNTFELEWPRGSGKIRQFPEVDRVGWFPVAQARIKLLKGQREFLDRLMAHLDAAE; encoded by the coding sequence ATGCCGCGGCTCAGCGCGGGTTTGCTGCTGTACCGGACACGCTGCGGTGTCGTCGAGGTCCTGATCGCTCATCCGGGTGGTCCGTTCTGGGCGCGCAAGGACGACGGCGCCTGGTCGATCCCGAAAGGCGAGTACACCGACGGCGACGACGTGTGGGCGGCCGCGCAACGCGAGTTCGGCGAGGAGCTCGGGCTGCCGGTCCCGGCCGGGGCACGCATCGACCTCGGCGCGGTGCAGCAGTCCGGCGGCAAGATCGTCACCGCGTTCGCCGTCGCCGGTGATCTCGACGTCACCGACGCGCGCAGCAACACCTTCGAGCTGGAGTGGCCGCGCGGGTCGGGCAAGATTCGGCAGTTCCCCGAAGTCGACCGAGTCGGCTGGTTCCCGGTGGCGCAGGCCCGGATCAAGCTGCTCAAGGGCCAGCGCGAGTTCCTGGACCGCCTGATGGCGCACCTTGACGCAGCGGAGTAG